Proteins encoded within one genomic window of Brassica rapa cultivar Chiifu-401-42 chromosome A09, CAAS_Brap_v3.01, whole genome shotgun sequence:
- the LOC103837877 gene encoding protein NETWORKED 2D, producing MLQRAASNAYSWWWASHIRTKQSKWLEQNLQDIEEKVQYVLKLLQEDGDSFAKRAEMYYKKRPELITFVEETFRAYRALAERYGHISTELQNANTTIASVFPDQVPTFAIDHDHEDEDGDQKVDKRQNLSGANAPNAPKLPDKDLKAAATKKLQQRKSMKYTGGATNVVVKSSGLSKSEAKEEIDKLQKEILSLQTEMEFVKSSYERGLSSYWEFEKSVKEKQERICCLRDEFSEGVVEIEDEEARRLMTETAVKSCREKLMELRERQEKSCGEAGEERAKLKESRERLRSMSSRLLGEETVVFAKEDDEEMAERVDELVNKVISLEGAVSSQSALIERMRNETDGLQTQISTLETDKAVLADDKSGLRMKLKEMEERLEAVQDLERNVMDKSSNLHREFDEVCSNLDDLSTGKLHEVKAESESEQTQHVVESTEKVYSEKKESMLLDNVLEKQMSFKGSDNTSNSEPDWKEMFTKGMENREKHLLTEYTTILRSYKDMKKTSDETETTLKTENATKDDEIKLLREKMSLLLLQKDHSNTNDLSETTRLSNDDYSITAVENENMSLVEEQFRLNIDELLEENLNFWLRFSTAFGQVQSYDTSIEDLQGEISKLEGCSSTAVRSDVRPLYLHLREINTDLGLWLEKGAALKEELKARFESLCNIQEEITKALKSSAEDDDFRFTSYQAAKFQGEVLNMKQENNKVADELQAGLDRITVLQMEVDRTLGKVNDEFDLSGSKKGSDPGGFQHSDSRSRVPLRSFIFGSKQKRAKPSIFSCMHPSLYRKMKAST from the exons ATGCTGCAGAGAGCTGCGAGCAACGCGTACTCATGGTGGTGGGCGAGTCATATCCGTACCAAACAATCTAAATGGCTCGAACAAAACCTTCAAG ATATTGAAGAGAAGGTGCAATACGTGTTGAAGCTATTACAAGAAGACGGAGACTCATTCGCCAAGCGTGCGGAGATGTACTACAAGAAGAGACCAGAACTCATAACCTTCGTCGAAGAAACTTTCAGAGCTTACAGAGCTTTAGCCGAGCGTTACGGCCACATCTCCACCGAGCTTCAAAACGCCAACACCACCATCGCCTCTGTGTTCCCCGACCAAGTCCCCACCTTCGCAATCGACCACGACCACGAAGACGAAGATGGAGATCAGAAAGTCGATAAAAGACAGAACCTCTCTGGTGCTAATGCCCCCAACGCTCCAAAACTCCCTGACAAAGACTTGAAAGCCGCCGCCACCAAGAAGCTTCAGCAGAGGAAGTCCATGAAGTACACAGGTGGTGCTACCAATGTGGTTGTCAAGAGCTCGGGTCTGAGCAAGTCCGAGGCTAAAGAAGAGATTGACAAGCTGCAGAAGGAGATACTATCGCTGCAGACGGAGATGGAGTTTGTGAAGAGCTCTTACGAGAGAGGCTTGTCGAGCTACTGGGAGTTCGAGAAGAGCGTCAAGGAGAAGCAAGAGAGGATCTGCTGTTTGCGAGACGAGTTCAGCGAGGGGGTTGTTGAGATCGAGGACGAGGAAGCGAGGAGGCTGATGACCGAGACAGCGGTCAAGTCCTGTAGGGAGAAGCTGATGGAGCTGCGGGAGAGGCAGGAGAAGTCTTGCGGAGAAGCTGGAGAGGAGCGTGCGAAGTTAAAGGAGTCTAGAGAGAGGCTAAGGTCTATGTCGAGTCGGCTTCTAGGTGAAGAAACTGTTGTATTTGCTAAAGAGGATGATGAAGAGATGGCTGAGAGAGTTGATGAGCTTGTGAACAAAGTGATTAGCTTGGAGGGTGCGGTTTCTTCGCAGAGTGCTTTGATAGAGAGGATGAGAAACGAGACGGACGGTCTCCAGACGCAGATCAGTACTCTTGAAACCGATAAGGCGGTGTTAGCAGATGACAAGAGTGGTCTGAGGATGAAGCTGAAGGAAATGGAGGAGAGACTCGAAGCAGTGCAGGACTTGGAGAGGAATGTTATGGACAAGAGCAGCAATCTTCATAGAGAGTTTGATGAAGTGTGTAGTAACCTCGATGACCTCTCTACTGGGAAGTTGCACGAGGTGAAGGCGGAGAGCGAGTCTGAACAAACTCAACATGTTGTGGAATCTACTGAAAAAGTATATTCTGAGAAGAAAGAGTCTATGCTTCTTGATAATGTTTTGGAGAAGCAAATGTCTTTTAAAGGATCTGATAACACTTCCAATAGCGAACCGGACTGGAAAGAGATGTTCACCAAGGGAATGGAGAACAGAGAGAAGCATTTGCTGACGGAGTACACAACCATTCTAAGGAGCTACAAGGACATGAAGAAAACATCGGACGAAACAGAAACAACGCTGAAGACAGAGAACGCAACAAAAGACGACGAGATCAAGCTACTAAGAGAGAAAATGAGCCTCCTCCTGCTGCAGAAGGATCATTCTAATACCAATGACTTGTCTGAAACCACCCGCTTGTCAAACGACGACTATTCCATCACGGCGGTGGAAAACGAGAACATGTCCCTGGTCGAGGAACAGTTCAGGCTGAACATCGACGAGCTACTAGAGGAGAATCTTAACTTCTGGTTACGTTTCAGCACGGCGTTCGGACAGGTACAAAGCTACGACACGTCGATAGAAGATCTCCAAGGCGAGATATCGAAGCTGGAGGGATGCAGCAGCACGGCTGTGAGATCAGACGTTAGACCGCTTTACCTCCACTTACGGGAGATAAACACAGACCTCGGCCTCTGGCTTGAGAAAGGCGCTGCGCTGAAAGAGGAGCTGAAAGCGAGGTTCGAGTCTCTATGTAACATTCAGGAAGAGATCACTAAAGCGCTGAAGTCGAGCGCCGAAGACGACGACTTCAGGTTCACGAGCTACCAGGCTGCAAAGTTTCAAGGGGAGGTGTTGAACATGAAGCAGGAGAACAACAAGGTGGCTGACGAGCTGCAGGCGGGGCTGGATCGCATCACGGTGCTTCAGATGGAGGTTGACAGGACTCTAGGGAAGGTGAACGACGAGTTTGATCTTTCGGGTTCGAAGAAGGGATCGGATCCTGGTGGTTTCCAGCATTCGGATAGTCGCTCGAGGGTACCGTTGAGGTCGTTTATATTTGGCTCTAAGCAGAAGAGAGCTAAGCCGTCTATATTCTCGTGCATGCATCCTTCACTGTATAGAAAGATGAAGGCTTCTACTTAG
- the LOC103837878 gene encoding nicotinamidase 1 isoform X2: protein MATDETIFDHLKKEIPVDEESLLLNPDSSVGLVIVDVVNGFCTVGSGNMAPTKPNEQISKMVEESAMLAREFCDRDWPVFAFLDSHLPGVPEIPYPSHCIIGTQEAELVPALQWLESESCATLMRKDCINGFVGSMEKDGSNKFVDWVKEKQIKVIVVVGICTDICVFDFVATVLSARNHSVIPPLEDVIVYSRGCATYDLPLHVAKDIKGAQAHPQEMMHHVGLYMAKGRGAK from the exons ATGGCGACTGATGAAACGATATTTGATCACCTGAAGAAGGAGATTCCGGTGGACGAGGAGTCTCTTCTTCTGAACCCAGACTCGAGCGTCGGTCTCGTCATCGTCGACGTGGTCAATGGTTTCTGCACCGTTGGCTCCGGCAACATG GCTCCAACGAAGCCCAACGAGCAGATATCGAAGATGGTGGAGGAATCTGCAATGCTCGCAAGAGAGTTCTGCGATCGTGATTGGCCCGTCTTTGCGTTTCTAGACTCTCATCTTCCTGGTGTTCCGGAGATCCCTTATCCTTCTCATTGTATAATAGGAACTCAAGAAGCAGAACTTGTTCCTG CTCTACAGTGGCTTGAAAGTGAGAGTTGTGCCACTCTTATGCGGAAGGACTGCATTAATGGGTTTGTGGGTTCGATGGAGAAAGACGGTTCTAATAAGTTTGTGGATTGGGTTAAAGAGAAACAGATCAAAGTT ATTGTGGTTGTAGGTATCTGCACAGACATATGTGTGTTTGATTTTGTGGCTACTGTACTCTCTGCTCGAAACCATAGTGTTATTCCTCCTCTGGAAGATGTGATAGTGTACTCACGTGGATGCGCCACCTATGACCTTCCTCTTCATGTCGCAAAAGACATTAAAGGCGCTCAGGCTCATCCTCAG GAGATGATGCACCATGTAGGTCTATACATGGCTAAAGGAAGAGGAGCTAAG TGA
- the LOC103837878 gene encoding nicotinamidase 1 isoform X1, producing the protein MATDETIFDHLKKEIPVDEESLLLNPDSSVGLVIVDVVNGFCTVGSGNMAPTKPNEQISKMVEESAMLAREFCDRDWPVFAFLDSHLPGVPEIPYPSHCIIGTQEAELVPALQWLESESCATLMRKDCINGFVGSMEKDGSNKFVDWVKEKQIKVIVVVGICTDICVFDFVATVLSARNHSVIPPLEDVIVYSRGCATYDLPLHVAKDIKGAQAHPQEMMHHVGLYMAKGRGAKVVSQISFDP; encoded by the exons ATGGCGACTGATGAAACGATATTTGATCACCTGAAGAAGGAGATTCCGGTGGACGAGGAGTCTCTTCTTCTGAACCCAGACTCGAGCGTCGGTCTCGTCATCGTCGACGTGGTCAATGGTTTCTGCACCGTTGGCTCCGGCAACATG GCTCCAACGAAGCCCAACGAGCAGATATCGAAGATGGTGGAGGAATCTGCAATGCTCGCAAGAGAGTTCTGCGATCGTGATTGGCCCGTCTTTGCGTTTCTAGACTCTCATCTTCCTGGTGTTCCGGAGATCCCTTATCCTTCTCATTGTATAATAGGAACTCAAGAAGCAGAACTTGTTCCTG CTCTACAGTGGCTTGAAAGTGAGAGTTGTGCCACTCTTATGCGGAAGGACTGCATTAATGGGTTTGTGGGTTCGATGGAGAAAGACGGTTCTAATAAGTTTGTGGATTGGGTTAAAGAGAAACAGATCAAAGTT ATTGTGGTTGTAGGTATCTGCACAGACATATGTGTGTTTGATTTTGTGGCTACTGTACTCTCTGCTCGAAACCATAGTGTTATTCCTCCTCTGGAAGATGTGATAGTGTACTCACGTGGATGCGCCACCTATGACCTTCCTCTTCATGTCGCAAAAGACATTAAAGGCGCTCAGGCTCATCCTCAG GAGATGATGCACCATGTAGGTCTATACATGGCTAAAGGAAGAGGAGCTAAGGTAGTCTCTCAAATTTCTTTTGATCCTTGA